In Variovorax sp. OAS795, a single window of DNA contains:
- a CDS encoding Lrp/AsnC family transcriptional regulator, giving the protein MSSAVPFDRFDLKILVHLQREGRCSNVDLAASLGLSPSPCLLRTKRLQECGLIRGYGADIALEKLGDHVTVFSEVTLSSHRPHDFRKFEQAASQYEEIVEWYNVSGGYDYLLKIVAPGVGYFQALMEKMLEDDIGIERFASRIVLRQSLARRGHPLGIIADQKRWE; this is encoded by the coding sequence ATGAGCTCGGCAGTTCCGTTCGACAGGTTCGACCTCAAGATTCTCGTGCACCTGCAGCGCGAGGGACGCTGCTCGAACGTCGACCTGGCGGCGTCGCTCGGTCTCAGCCCCAGCCCGTGTCTTCTTCGCACCAAGCGGCTGCAGGAGTGCGGGCTGATCCGTGGCTACGGCGCCGACATCGCGCTGGAAAAGCTCGGGGATCACGTCACCGTGTTCTCGGAGGTCACCCTCAGCAGCCACCGGCCGCATGACTTTCGCAAGTTCGAGCAGGCCGCTTCGCAGTACGAAGAGATTGTCGAGTGGTACAACGTCAGCGGCGGCTACGACTACCTGCTGAAGATCGTGGCACCGGGCGTCGGCTACTTCCAGGCGCTGATGGAGAAGATGCTGGAAGACGACATCGGCATCGAACGCTTCGCGAGCCGCATCGTCCTGCGCCAGTCGCTCGCACGCCGTGGGCATCCGCTGGGCATCATCGCGGATCAGAAGCGTTGGGAGTGA